CCAATTCCAAACAAGATTCAAGCAGTGCAATTTATGTATCAATTACAACagcaataatcaataataatgtaatatcttTTTGCTAATCCGACTTGATTATTGAACGCTAGAGTCCTGCCTATAAATTTCATCCATTTGCAAGCGTCTGCTTACGGGTTTTGGATGTTGTGAGCAGCCCTAATCTTGAGTCCTTTAAGACCGTTTATTTCAGTGACAACCTACACAGTAGCTTCATCCTTAGTATTTGTAAGGTGGGCAGGGGGTGGGGGTGGACAAGTGGCTTATTCACTTCATGACAAGCTATGATTCCATCAGAAAAACAAAAAGAGAGAAAAGTTCAGGCaagtaaaaacatcaaaaaaagaAACCAAAAAAACAATCCAAAATTCCTGTTGGCAAACCACACAATGGATCATCTTGAAATCCCTTTGCAGTCCCACTTGCTCTTTTTTCCAGGACTCACGCCGCCAAAGATCAGGTCACGCAGCAGCACCTCTTAAAGCAAATCCGCACGCGCTCACTTTTTTTCTTCACAAATTCACTGCTTGATTCCTGTGATTCTCTATCTGTAAACGGGGAGGCGGATGTGTGCGTGCTGGTGGTCGAGCAGGCGCGGCACCGACACCGTCTCGTAGCCTTTGCCAAGCATCTGCTCCTTTATGCAGGGTGGGTGGATGTCGTTAATCAGGTATTCCAGAGACTGCAAGCTGCTGCTCAGCACGGACGTGTTGCACATGCCCTTGCTGGGCAGGCTGCAGCACAGGCGCCCGCCGCTGTCGATGGCGgggtgatggtggtggtggtggtggtggtgatagGGATGGTGCGGGTAGCCCACTTCTCTGTGCCCTGTGACCGACCCGCCCGTGGAGCAGGCTAGAAGCTCCTGGGGGTTGTAGCAGTCACTGTCGGGTGTCACCAGGACACTGTTCCACGGCGGGGCGAAGTACTGACCCACTGAAAAATTCCCGTGCATGCCCACGCAGTTCAAAGGCGAGGAGCTGACTTTGTCCATGCCGCCTCCGCCGCTGGCACTTGCCGTCATGTGGTAGGGTCTGGATGAGGAGACTTGCCCCGCCATGATTCCGCCGACCGGAATGCAGCTTTCAGGGGACTTGCtgatagctccgccccctccgcTTCCCCCGCTGTACATTCTCAACATGGCCTGTTGCTGCTGATGCTGATGATGTTGCTGCTGCTTCTGCCAGAGGATGTAGTCCATGCTGTCCGCGTACACCCCGTTCTTCAGCCCCTCCGCGTTCTGAGGCGGCATCGCCGGACCTGTGTACACCATGTTGGGCTGTGGGCCCATTCCCACGACATAACCTCCACCTGAGGAGCTGGAGGAGACCCCCATGACTGTTGTGCCCTGCTTGGAGGGGCTGGAATTGGAAGGTGGTGCCCCCTGACACACCTGCTGCAAAGCCTGGGCTTGGCAATGCTGGTTGATCTGGTAAATGATGCTCTGGATAGACGGGAGGTTGGACTGCGCCGGGAGGGCTAGGCCACGCCCACCCGCAACAGGAATCACCGAGCCAGCTACAGTGACGTTTGGGGGGACTGACAGCCCGGGTCCCTCTGGAGGCTTAGTGGGCCCCGTGTGGTACCCCATCTGACTGGGACCACTGAGTAAAGTGCTACTACTGGGTGGGTAAGGAGCGACCGCAATGTGGGCTGGAGACAATTTAGTCCGTCTGCCTTCCGAGTTCTTAAGAACACCTTTAGATGGGACAAAAGTGGATGATAATGATGAGGAGGAAGAGGACTTGACAATGGCGAGCAGGCCGTGGTAGCCCCCAGTGTGGAGGTGTGGGTAGGGGCTGTAGCGCTGGCCTGTGGTGTCATATCCGTTCACAGTCCGGTTAAGGTGCTTGTGCTGGGGAACCCTGATGTTGGTGGGGAAGATCTTGATAGACAGAGGGCTGTTGGCCGTCTTCTGAGCGTAGGTGTCGAGTTCCGCCGCGGTGGGGTAGCGGGGGGAATGTGTGGGCACCGCCAGCTCACCTGTAGGGGCAAAAAGAGAGGACAGTTTGAGTGATATTACCTCGACTGAACATACCTAATTTTTCCAATCACGCccacttcattcattcattttccacCACGTATCCTGTTTCAGGTGATGGCTGACTTTGAGTGAGAATACACACTGTACTGGTCCCAAGTCAATCACAGAACTCCAACGTAGAGTCTATAAATAACCTAACTTATAGGGTTGGTTATTGTTTAAATTTGGACGATTCCGGTTCCCAATGATTTTCGATTATTTTAAGAGGCACGGTCAAAAATGTATTATGTCTTTCTCAAGGAGCTATTTTCAGTTTATAACTATAAATCCTTTGAAGTTAAATTGAAATGTTATGAAGTTTCTTTTAGGGTTTGATGCTGACGAttctgatcatccatgagtgaaattGGCCGATCACAATCACATGCATTACCTGTAAAAacgttttaaattaatttatgatggctataGCCAGGGTAACAaaatcaacacaataattaaactaGTTATTCATGACGAGTACTATTTATTTAAACTTGTATTAAATAaaattgagcaaaacaaagtcgatATTTCACAATAATGGAAACAAAAACTACTCGTTTaaatcctgtgtccagggaattattccctgactttgtaaacaaatACAAAAGCAACAATAAAAaggattttgaaaaaataaaaatatagaccTAATCACTctagatactacccttggtatcaacacTACCATGCACTACCAACACTCCCATATACTTGTATGCCTGGTAGTGACCGATAAGCAGTAACCAAGAAGCCCAACAgtggttgttatattatcctctctctaactcTTATCAATCtactgttaatttcctgttaatgtcTGCTTACTTTTGCTGTAACgtgcttccatctacacttttTAAACTTCACTAAACACTTACTtcttgtgttgtttcaagctagcttagtgGTTAGCTTGCCTGCTACTGTTTTCTCTtactctgtgtaacatgtttaactTTATCCTACAGTCTTACAGTGATAATGTTAGTTGTAAGGACTGTAGTTAAGAAAAATATTGGGGTTGCTTCTGGCGATGACAACTAAGCCTAAAACAAAGATAAGAGGATAAGgataacataaataatacaaaGTTTACAAACTACATACACTAGGTGACATTTATGTTCCATCACTAAATCCGTACCATATTAGATATTTCTTTCCATCTTAGTTCCTCTCCCTTGAATGGTGGTTCCTCCCTCGTCGAATGGATCTTTTTAAAAACTCATTCTATCAAAAGCCCGGCACCTTAGGCGGTGTTAAATCGGTGCATTGTGAAATTAATTTGGACTCTCTTTAGCAATGAATTAGGTTAGCCTGGGATACTACAGCAAGGAGGGAGTGTATCAAAGCTTGTTTAATTGGAGTAATACATTTGAGAATTGGAAGTCGTA
The Nerophis lumbriciformis linkage group LG12, RoL_Nlum_v2.1, whole genome shotgun sequence DNA segment above includes these coding regions:
- the fam222aa gene encoding protein FAM222A, whose amino-acid sequence is MLACLQRRQNPPPQHPVCVSKSLEPPQSLGRKCELAVPTHSPRYPTAAELDTYAQKTANSPLSIKIFPTNIRVPQHKHLNRTVNGYDTTGQRYSPYPHLHTGGYHGLLAIVKSSSSSSLSSTFVPSKGVLKNSEGRRTKLSPAHIAVAPYPPSSSTLLSGPSQMGYHTGPTKPPEGPGLSVPPNVTVAGSVIPVAGGRGLALPAQSNLPSIQSIIYQINQHCQAQALQQVCQGAPPSNSSPSKQGTTVMGVSSSSSGGGYVVGMGPQPNMVYTGPAMPPQNAEGLKNGVYADSMDYILWQKQQQHHQHQQQQAMLRMYSGGSGGGGAISKSPESCIPVGGIMAGQVSSSRPYHMTASASGGGGMDKVSSSPLNCVGMHGNFSVGQYFAPPWNSVLVTPDSDCYNPQELLACSTGGSVTGHREVGYPHHPYHHHHHHHHHPAIDSGGRLCCSLPSKGMCNTSVLSSSLQSLEYLINDIHPPCIKEQMLGKGYETVSVPRLLDHQHAHIRLPVYR